In a genomic window of Nodosilinea sp. E11:
- a CDS encoding murein hydrolase activator EnvC family protein, producing the protein MSTLFRQPLAMPRGQKRAFWWRWLGVVMALALASWLGLATLSQAQSAPPTLVAESIQDLQNKQKTLEEQRNQLQQQQNELQNRQADSESTLQNLEQNIVYTANQIADTEFRLEQAEKELKDYEAQLAKAEADYEDVRTGTVARLQYLQRQQGSEGWAVLLQSRNFNEFLDRQYQLKRVYAADRQVLSDIKAQADAIQQKKAAVEDKRNQVALLRQQLLSQKQQYEAEASEEKQLIARLKDRRGALEAAEAQLARDSEQIAGLIRQKIAASTGVIRGTGRFVFPANGGISSGFGNRRHPILGYSRFHAGVDFAASQGTPIYAADSGRVIFSGWYGGYGQTVIIDHGDGISTLYAHASRLLVSEGQAVQQGQTVAAVGSTGLSTGPHLHFEVRQNGNPVNPMGYL; encoded by the coding sequence GTGTCTACCCTGTTCCGACAACCCCTGGCTATGCCCCGGGGGCAGAAACGTGCATTTTGGTGGCGGTGGCTGGGCGTGGTGATGGCGCTGGCGCTAGCCAGTTGGTTGGGGTTAGCGACCCTATCCCAGGCTCAATCAGCGCCGCCTACCCTGGTGGCCGAATCCATTCAAGACCTGCAAAATAAGCAAAAGACCCTCGAAGAGCAGCGCAACCAGCTTCAGCAGCAGCAAAACGAGCTGCAAAACCGCCAGGCCGACTCAGAATCGACCCTGCAAAATCTCGAGCAAAATATTGTTTACACCGCCAACCAAATTGCCGACACCGAGTTTCGCCTTGAGCAAGCCGAGAAAGAGCTGAAAGACTATGAAGCTCAGCTAGCTAAAGCCGAGGCCGACTACGAAGACGTGCGCACTGGTACCGTAGCCCGGCTGCAATATTTGCAGCGTCAGCAGGGCAGCGAAGGTTGGGCGGTGCTGCTGCAAAGCCGAAATTTTAATGAGTTTCTCGATCGCCAGTACCAGCTCAAACGGGTCTACGCTGCCGATCGCCAGGTTCTAAGCGATATCAAAGCCCAGGCCGATGCCATTCAGCAGAAAAAGGCAGCCGTAGAAGACAAGCGCAACCAGGTGGCCCTGCTGCGCCAGCAGTTGCTCTCCCAAAAGCAGCAGTACGAGGCTGAAGCCAGCGAAGAAAAGCAGCTAATCGCGCGCCTGAAAGACCGCCGTGGGGCGTTAGAGGCCGCCGAGGCTCAGCTCGCCCGCGACTCTGAGCAAATCGCCGGGTTAATTCGCCAAAAAATCGCCGCTAGCACCGGCGTGATTCGCGGCACAGGGCGGTTTGTCTTCCCTGCCAATGGCGGCATCTCCAGCGGCTTTGGCAACCGCCGCCACCCAATTTTGGGCTACAGCCGGTTCCACGCGGGCGTCGACTTTGCGGCTAGCCAGGGTACCCCAATCTATGCCGCCGACTCAGGCCGCGTCATCTTCTCGGGTTGGTATGGCGGCTATGGTCAAACGGTGATCATCGATCACGGCGATGGTATCAGCACACTCTACGCCCACGCCAGCCGCCTGTTGGTTAGCGAGGGGCAAGCGGTGCAGCAGGGGCAAACCGTCGCTGCTGTGGGCTCCACCGGGCTCTCTACCGGCCCTCACCTTCACTTTGAGGTGCGCCAGAATGGCAACCCGGTGAACCCGATGGGGTATTTGTAG
- a CDS encoding sodium/glutamate symporter yields MFNLRTVLFAFVLLALLLLAGRYFKQRFRWCQRLYLPASILAGALALLLGPEVLGSIATAIAGPESLLAGGLFTEDIRGVWSQSPGVFINIVFAALFLGETIPAPRQIWRTAAPQVVFGQTLAWGQYVVGILATLLILGPVFDVNPIAAALIEIGFEGGHGTAGGMADTLNELGFTDGADLAVGLATVGIVSGIVIGTALADWGRRKGHIDTVNRRVIEPEEIPDLNVVAETPEIRQQRARLLRNLLVDPLSINFAIVGMAIAIGWLILEALRWVEAATWGGDGGFAVFQFVPLFPLALIGGIITQSILNRLGIGALVIRPMVQNIAGVALDVVVISAIASISLRVIGGNLGVFLILSVVGIAWNVLCFLLWAPRIFPSFWFEKGIGDLGQSMGVTATGILLLRMVDPDNSTGAFEGFAYKQLFFEPIVGGGLFTAAAPALIGRLGLLPVLAITGGLLIFWLAVGYVLIQQERRRPSASGV; encoded by the coding sequence GTGTTTAACCTTCGCACTGTTTTATTTGCCTTTGTTTTGCTGGCGCTGCTGCTGCTGGCCGGGCGTTACTTCAAGCAGCGCTTTCGATGGTGCCAGAGGCTTTACCTGCCCGCCTCGATTTTGGCGGGGGCGCTGGCGCTGCTGCTGGGGCCAGAGGTGCTAGGCAGCATTGCCACCGCCATTGCCGGGCCAGAGTCGCTGTTGGCGGGCGGCTTGTTTACTGAAGATATCCGTGGCGTCTGGTCGCAGTCTCCGGGGGTGTTTATCAATATTGTGTTTGCGGCCCTGTTTTTGGGCGAAACGATTCCGGCCCCGCGCCAGATCTGGCGCACGGCGGCTCCCCAGGTAGTCTTTGGCCAAACCCTGGCCTGGGGCCAGTACGTCGTAGGCATCTTGGCTACCCTGCTGATTTTGGGGCCGGTGTTTGACGTCAACCCCATTGCCGCTGCCCTGATCGAGATTGGCTTTGAGGGCGGCCACGGCACCGCCGGGGGTATGGCTGACACCCTCAACGAGCTGGGCTTTACCGATGGGGCCGATCTGGCCGTAGGTCTGGCCACCGTGGGCATTGTGTCAGGCATTGTAATTGGCACCGCCCTGGCCGACTGGGGCCGACGCAAGGGCCATATCGATACTGTTAATCGCCGAGTGATTGAGCCTGAGGAGATTCCTGATCTCAATGTGGTTGCCGAGACCCCAGAGATTCGCCAGCAGCGGGCGCGCCTGCTGCGGAACCTGTTGGTTGACCCGCTGTCGATCAACTTTGCCATTGTCGGTATGGCGATCGCCATTGGCTGGCTCATTCTCGAAGCCCTCCGGTGGGTCGAGGCTGCAACCTGGGGTGGCGACGGCGGTTTTGCGGTGTTTCAGTTTGTGCCCCTGTTTCCGCTGGCGCTGATTGGTGGCATCATTACCCAGTCCATTCTCAATCGGCTGGGGATAGGGGCGCTGGTGATTCGCCCCATGGTGCAGAACATTGCCGGGGTTGCGTTAGATGTGGTGGTGATCTCGGCGATCGCCTCTATTTCTTTGCGAGTGATCGGCGGCAATCTGGGGGTCTTTCTGATTCTCAGCGTGGTTGGCATCGCCTGGAACGTGCTGTGCTTTCTGCTGTGGGCACCGCGCATTTTTCCCAGCTTTTGGTTCGAGAAGGGCATTGGTGACCTGGGGCAGTCGATGGGGGTGACGGCCACCGGCATCTTGCTGCTGCGCATGGTTGATCCTGACAACAGCACGGGTGCCTTTGAGGGGTTTGCCTACAAGCAGTTGTTTTTTGAGCCTATTGTGGGAGGTGGCTTGTTTACCGCTGCCGCTCCCGCCCTGATTGGCCGTCTGGGTTTGCTGCCTGTGCTGGCTATTACCGGTGGCCTGCTGATTTTCTGGCTTGCCGTCGGCTACGTGCTGATTCAGCAAGAACGTCGTCGCCCCTCTGCCAGCGGCGTGTAA
- a CDS encoding U32 family peptidase, with protein sequence MPAINPALCSDPSSDRPALPELLAPAGNWDCAKAAVENGADAIYFGLDRFNARMRAENFTEADLPALMAFLHGRGVKGYITLNTLVFPSELSEAEQYLKTMITAGVDAAIVQDIGICRLIRHLSPDFPIHGSTQMTVTSTAGVEFAKDLGCQLVVLARECSLQDIAKIRDQMGDRNLTLPLEVFVHGALCVAYSGQCLTSEALGGRSANRGECAQACRMPYDLIVDGERVDLGDRAYLLSPQDLSGLAVLPELVQTGVSCLKIEGRLKAPEYVASVTQVYRQALDRLATDRSASGALGSATHPPIHPSTHPPAAERYQLEMAFSRGLYTGWFEGIDNQALVHARFGKKRGVYLGEVTRVSENAVFLNAQAPLKAGDGVVFDNGHPAEHEQGGRIYQVDVLGQETRLEFGRDALNLRRIHSGDRLWKTSDPALDKAIQQTYRGDQPQFTRPMTVDIHGGVGQAMVAIARDGQGHIAQVTSAMPLVEAHSKPLTGDRLEQQFGRLGNTPFYLDGLNNQLQGSVMIPVSELNRLRRELVEQLETLRERPRLWQLTAEATLQQILPHPSPALPIAPATLTALVRNRAQLVAATQAGIETIYCEFENPATYKQAVEWFRANRIGPGQTVWVAPPRITKPLENYILDQVRRSQADGYLVRNYDHLAYFADQRCIGDFSLNVANALTADYLLNHYGLERVTASYDLNADQLVDLLRSAPPHWFEITLHQHMPMFHMEHCVFCAFLSEGKDFRDCGRPCEGQSVQLRDRVGTEHILLADAGCRNTVFNGLAQTGAEYAQRLMQAGARHFRLEFLNEPPEQVERAIAQYRQLLAGDISGNQLWRTLNVQSKLGVTRGPLDTRSSSGRG encoded by the coding sequence ATGCCTGCCATCAACCCCGCTCTTTGTTCTGACCCCAGTTCTGACCGCCCTGCCCTGCCTGAGCTGCTGGCCCCAGCAGGCAACTGGGACTGTGCCAAAGCCGCTGTCGAAAACGGGGCCGATGCCATTTACTTTGGCCTCGATCGCTTCAATGCCCGCATGCGGGCCGAAAACTTTACCGAGGCCGATTTGCCTGCTCTCATGGCCTTTCTCCACGGTCGGGGCGTGAAGGGCTATATCACCCTCAATACGCTGGTGTTTCCTTCAGAGCTGAGCGAAGCAGAGCAGTATCTCAAAACGATGATTACGGCTGGGGTAGATGCGGCGATTGTGCAGGATATTGGCATTTGTCGGCTGATTCGCCACCTATCGCCTGATTTTCCCATTCATGGTTCGACCCAGATGACGGTGACTAGCACCGCTGGAGTTGAGTTTGCCAAGGACCTAGGCTGTCAGCTTGTAGTGCTGGCGCGGGAGTGCTCACTGCAAGATATCGCCAAAATTCGGGATCAGATGGGCGATCGCAACCTTACCCTGCCGCTAGAGGTGTTTGTGCACGGAGCACTGTGCGTCGCCTACTCAGGCCAGTGCCTGACTAGCGAAGCCCTGGGGGGGCGATCGGCCAATCGGGGCGAGTGCGCCCAGGCCTGCCGCATGCCCTACGATCTGATCGTTGATGGGGAACGGGTCGATTTGGGCGATCGCGCCTATCTGCTCAGCCCCCAAGATCTCTCTGGGCTTGCGGTGCTGCCTGAGCTGGTGCAAACCGGCGTTAGCTGTCTCAAAATCGAAGGGCGGCTGAAAGCACCGGAGTACGTGGCGAGTGTGACGCAGGTATATCGACAGGCGCTAGATCGGTTGGCGACAGATCGGTCGGCTTCGGGGGCTTTGGGATCAGCTACCCATCCACCCATCCACCCATCCACCCATCCACCCGCCGCAGAGCGCTACCAGCTCGAAATGGCCTTCTCCCGAGGTCTCTACACGGGCTGGTTCGAGGGCATCGACAACCAGGCGCTTGTGCATGCTCGCTTTGGCAAAAAACGCGGTGTTTACCTGGGCGAGGTCACCCGCGTGAGCGAAAATGCGGTCTTTCTTAACGCCCAAGCCCCCCTCAAAGCGGGGGATGGGGTGGTCTTTGACAATGGCCATCCCGCCGAGCACGAGCAGGGGGGGCGCATTTATCAGGTCGATGTCTTGGGCCAAGAGACCCGGCTGGAGTTTGGTCGTGATGCGCTCAACCTACGCCGTATCCACAGCGGCGATCGCCTGTGGAAAACCAGCGACCCGGCGCTAGATAAGGCCATTCAGCAGACTTACAGGGGCGATCAGCCTCAGTTCACTCGGCCCATGACGGTAGACATTCACGGCGGTGTGGGGCAAGCGATGGTGGCGATCGCCCGCGACGGCCAGGGGCATATTGCCCAGGTCACCTCGGCGATGCCCTTAGTTGAGGCTCACTCCAAGCCGCTGACGGGCGATCGCCTAGAGCAGCAGTTTGGTCGCCTGGGCAACACTCCGTTCTACCTAGACGGCCTTAACAATCAGCTCCAGGGCTCGGTGATGATCCCCGTCAGCGAGTTGAACCGGCTGCGACGAGAGCTGGTGGAGCAGTTAGAGACCCTGCGCGAGCGTCCTCGCCTGTGGCAGTTGACCGCTGAGGCAACGCTACAACAGATTCTGCCTCACCCATCACCCGCTTTACCGATCGCCCCAGCGACCCTCACGGCCCTGGTTCGCAATCGTGCCCAACTCGTCGCTGCGACCCAAGCGGGCATCGAGACCATCTACTGCGAGTTTGAAAACCCAGCCACCTACAAACAGGCCGTGGAATGGTTTCGGGCCAACCGCATCGGCCCCGGCCAAACGGTTTGGGTGGCACCTCCGCGCATTACCAAGCCGCTGGAGAACTACATTCTCGACCAGGTCAGGCGATCGCAGGCCGACGGCTATCTGGTGCGCAACTATGACCATCTGGCCTATTTTGCCGACCAGCGCTGTATCGGCGATTTTTCTCTCAACGTGGCCAATGCCCTCACCGCTGACTATCTGCTCAACCACTACGGGCTAGAACGGGTGACCGCGTCCTACGACCTCAATGCCGATCAGCTAGTGGACCTGCTGCGTTCGGCTCCGCCCCATTGGTTTGAGATTACCCTGCACCAGCACATGCCCATGTTCCATATGGAGCACTGTGTATTTTGCGCGTTTTTGTCTGAGGGCAAAGACTTTCGCGACTGTGGCCGCCCCTGCGAGGGGCAGTCGGTGCAGCTCCGCGATCGCGTGGGCACCGAGCACATTCTGCTGGCCGATGCGGGCTGTCGCAACACGGTGTTTAATGGCCTGGCCCAAACCGGAGCCGAGTACGCCCAGCGGCTAATGCAGGCGGGGGCCAGGCACTTTCGCCTGGAGTTTTTAAATGAACCGCCAGAGCAGGTCGAACGGGCGATCGCCCAGTACCGGCAGCTGCTGGCTGGCGACATTAGCGGCAACCAGCTTTGGCGCACTCTCAACGTGCAGAGCAAGCTCGGGGTCACCCGTGGCCCCCTAGACACCAGATCTAGCTCGGGCAGAGGTTAG
- a CDS encoding phosphoribulokinase yields the protein MSRPVILGIVGDSAAGKTTLTRGIAQILGEDQVTTICTDDYHRYDRQQRKEMGISALHPDCNYIDIIQQHLGLLRTGQPILKPIYNHTSGEFDAPEYIEPKRFVIVEGLLGYSTRACRDAYDVKVYLAPPEDLRANWKIKRDTRKRGYTPEEVIKQIEAREEDSEAFIRPQRQWADVVVSFYPPENEKSEDELLLNVRLVMRPTIPHPDFTHLLEDKNGGSLSDAVRMGLDRDMGKPVDLLEIDCHATEKPVQELERTLCNEIPYLGQFCSIQGNTDIGKVVGTTGETLQSYPLALTQLLITYHMLKAANIYQ from the coding sequence ATGAGTCGTCCCGTAATCCTCGGTATTGTGGGCGATAGCGCCGCAGGCAAAACGACCCTGACACGGGGCATCGCTCAGATTTTAGGCGAAGACCAGGTTACCACCATCTGCACGGACGACTACCACCGCTACGATCGCCAACAGCGCAAGGAGATGGGCATTTCGGCCCTACACCCCGACTGCAACTACATCGATATTATTCAGCAGCACCTAGGTCTGCTGCGCACTGGGCAACCCATCCTCAAGCCCATTTACAACCACACCAGCGGCGAGTTTGACGCCCCCGAATATATCGAACCCAAACGCTTTGTGATTGTCGAAGGTCTGCTGGGCTACTCAACCCGCGCCTGCCGCGACGCCTACGATGTCAAGGTCTATCTAGCCCCCCCCGAAGACCTGCGGGCCAACTGGAAGATCAAGCGCGATACCCGCAAGCGCGGCTACACCCCCGAAGAAGTGATCAAGCAAATCGAAGCGCGAGAAGAAGACTCCGAAGCCTTCATTCGTCCTCAGCGTCAGTGGGCCGATGTAGTGGTCAGTTTCTACCCACCCGAAAATGAAAAAAGCGAAGACGAACTGCTGCTCAACGTGCGACTGGTGATGCGGCCCACTATTCCCCACCCCGACTTTACCCACCTGCTCGAAGATAAAAACGGGGGATCTTTGAGTGATGCGGTGCGTATGGGGCTCGATCGCGACATGGGTAAGCCCGTAGACCTGCTCGAAATCGATTGCCACGCCACCGAAAAGCCAGTGCAAGAGCTAGAGCGCACCCTGTGCAACGAAATTCCCTACCTGGGCCAGTTCTGTAGCATTCAGGGCAATACCGATATTGGCAAGGTGGTCGGCACCACGGGCGAAACGCTGCAAAGCTATCCCCTGGCGCTGACTCAGCTACTGATTACCTATCACATGCTGAAGGCTGCCAATATCTACCAGTAG